A window of Flavobacterium flavigenum contains these coding sequences:
- a CDS encoding TonB-dependent receptor: MKHIISTCFFLFSLCIYSQTITVTVDQNMTLKEVFKQIESQTDFKFAFTDQINTSQKYFDQKHTYKNIEIKALINELNKNNSIQFSIVGNNIFVKQKNSKPATAKKKSKLTGQVLDENKEPVIGANIFIKELETGVTTDGNGMFSLELNKGTYTVIVSYVGFKNGEKLITISDDERINFIMNADSQQLEQVIITNSKAVDVRNTQMSVNKLTMEEIKRIPAAMGEPDPLKSLLTLPGVTNAGEASSGFNVRGGAADQNLILLDGAPVFGDSHMFGFFSVFNADMINGMDLYKGGIPSKFGGRVSSVLDVNQQTGDIENYKVNGGIGLISSRLLVQGPIKKGKGSFIIGGRTTYANLFLKLTDLRAGISFYDLNAKFNYRLNENNTVSFSGYLGNDVIRLNNLVDIQFGNTMGIFNWKHRFSDNLNTNLAVFYSDYKFNLNLDIQEFKWKNMVQTYGLKYNWIQSVNPNFKLNYGVEGTYYNFNPGTVRPSSSDSQYNYQQLDRKYSLESAAYLDFEHQITEKLNLRYGLRYSMFYRLGNEEISTYDNGQSVVYNPKYNIYEEGAPTGTISYKRGEIISKFDNFEPRAALSYTFSEDASIKASYNRMAQYIHMLSNTQSPLPMNLWTPSGPFMKPQLLDQYAIGYFQNIKDRDYSFEGELFYKKIQNRIDYVDGANLLANNNIEQVILSGKARSYGMELLFRKNTGRFNGWVSYTLSRAEQKTPGRTPEEPGIANGNWYLSGYDKLHSLSVVATYERSAKWSYNANFSLQSGQPVTYANGYYEFGGFNVPNFSLRNGNRLPLYHHLDLAATYTPKPDKKKGWQSYWVFSIYNIYNRKNAASITFQTNEDTGVNETKKLSIYGLVPGVSYNFKF; the protein is encoded by the coding sequence ATGAAGCATATAATTTCAACGTGCTTTTTTTTATTCAGTTTATGTATCTACTCCCAAACAATTACAGTAACAGTAGATCAAAATATGACATTAAAAGAAGTCTTTAAGCAAATTGAGAGCCAAACAGATTTTAAGTTTGCTTTTACAGATCAGATTAATACCAGTCAAAAGTATTTCGATCAAAAACATACTTATAAAAATATCGAAATAAAAGCACTTATTAATGAGCTTAACAAAAACAATTCCATTCAGTTTTCTATTGTCGGCAATAATATTTTCGTAAAGCAAAAAAATAGTAAACCCGCTACGGCCAAAAAAAAAAGCAAGTTAACCGGACAGGTTTTAGATGAGAATAAAGAGCCTGTTATTGGCGCCAATATTTTTATTAAAGAACTGGAAACAGGTGTTACAACAGATGGAAACGGAATGTTTTCATTAGAATTGAATAAAGGGACTTATACGGTTATCGTGAGTTATGTTGGCTTTAAAAATGGAGAAAAGCTAATAACAATTTCTGACGATGAAAGAATAAACTTTATTATGAATGCTGACAGTCAGCAGCTGGAACAGGTGATTATTACCAACTCAAAAGCAGTTGATGTGAGAAATACCCAGATGAGTGTCAATAAACTTACAATGGAAGAAATTAAAAGAATTCCGGCTGCTATGGGAGAGCCGGATCCTTTAAAATCATTATTGACATTGCCTGGAGTAACTAATGCCGGCGAAGCTTCTTCTGGCTTTAATGTTCGTGGTGGCGCAGCAGACCAGAATCTTATTTTACTGGATGGCGCTCCTGTCTTTGGAGATTCGCATATGTTTGGTTTTTTCTCTGTTTTTAATGCTGATATGATTAACGGAATGGATTTGTATAAAGGTGGCATTCCATCTAAGTTTGGAGGAAGAGTTTCCTCTGTTCTTGATGTAAATCAACAAACAGGAGATATTGAAAATTATAAAGTTAACGGAGGAATCGGTTTGATCTCCAGCCGTCTTTTAGTACAAGGCCCCATAAAAAAAGGCAAGGGCTCTTTTATAATTGGTGGGCGTACTACTTATGCAAATTTGTTTTTAAAATTAACAGATCTCAGGGCTGGCATTAGTTTTTATGATCTTAACGCTAAATTTAATTATCGCCTTAACGAGAATAATACAGTTAGCTTTTCTGGTTATTTAGGAAATGACGTTATTCGCCTAAACAATCTGGTAGACATTCAATTTGGAAATACGATGGGTATTTTCAACTGGAAGCATAGATTCTCAGATAACTTAAACACCAACTTAGCTGTTTTCTATAGTGATTATAAATTTAATCTTAACCTCGATATTCAGGAGTTCAAATGGAAAAACATGGTTCAAACCTATGGTTTAAAATACAATTGGATTCAATCCGTTAATCCAAATTTTAAACTCAACTACGGAGTTGAAGGTACTTATTATAATTTTAATCCCGGAACAGTCCGGCCTTCAAGCTCAGATTCACAGTACAATTACCAACAACTGGATAGAAAATACTCTTTAGAATCTGCTGCTTACTTAGACTTTGAACATCAGATTACAGAGAAACTAAATCTCCGATACGGACTTCGCTATAGTATGTTCTATCGTTTAGGAAACGAGGAAATAAGTACTTACGACAATGGACAATCAGTCGTGTACAATCCAAAATACAATATTTATGAAGAGGGTGCTCCAACCGGAACAATATCTTATAAAAGAGGCGAAATCATAAGTAAATTTGATAATTTTGAACCTCGTGCGGCATTATCATACACTTTTAGCGAAGATGCATCTATAAAAGCAAGTTATAACAGAATGGCACAATACATTCACATGTTGTCTAACACGCAATCGCCTTTGCCAATGAATCTCTGGACACCAAGCGGACCTTTTATGAAACCGCAATTACTGGATCAATATGCGATAGGGTATTTTCAGAATATAAAAGACCGTGATTATTCTTTTGAGGGAGAATTATTTTATAAAAAGATTCAAAATCGTATTGATTATGTAGATGGCGCCAATTTATTAGCAAACAACAATATAGAACAGGTAATCTTGAGTGGTAAAGCCCGATCGTATGGTATGGAATTATTATTCAGAAAAAATACTGGTCGATTTAACGGTTGGGTTTCTTATACCTTGTCAAGAGCAGAACAAAAAACTCCGGGAAGAACTCCGGAAGAACCCGGAATTGCAAATGGCAACTGGTATTTATCAGGATATGATAAATTGCATAGCTTAAGCGTTGTCGCTACTTATGAACGAAGTGCAAAGTGGTCTTATAATGCTAATTTTTCATTGCAATCGGGTCAGCCTGTGACCTATGCAAACGGATATTATGAATTTGGCGGTTTTAACGTGCCTAATTTTTCATTACGAAATGGAAACCGACTTCCACTTTATCATCACTTAGACTTAGCAGCAACTTACACGCCAAAACCGGATAAAAAGAAAGGATGGCAAAGCTATTGGGTTTTTAGTATCTATAATATCTATAACAGAAAAAATGCCGCTTCTATTACATTTCAAACAAATGAGGATACAGGAGTAAACGAGACAAAAAAACTATCTATTTACGGATTGGTTCCAGGTGTTTCTTATAATTTTAAATTTTAA
- a CDS encoding DUF6934 family protein: MDFLEKAYSYNFEGITNDVYQFRFISAGIQEITKIVSISPINKKLNWYSVGFGNLENHEDAITVNDLAEINNNDYDEVLATVFMCILHFFISNPDHTILFFGNTLHKHRLYKQKISSNINLLKQYLEISGGITEENIRLIEKKQTINRKGREHIRTIREKDLTSLNNSIEIKSIEKYNTSKTSDYQFVLFKLKKDL, translated from the coding sequence TTGGATTTTTTAGAGAAAGCGTATAGCTATAATTTTGAAGGCATTACTAACGACGTTTATCAATTTCGTTTCATTAGTGCAGGCATACAGGAAATAACGAAAATTGTTTCCATTTCGCCTATAAATAAAAAACTAAATTGGTACAGCGTAGGTTTTGGAAATCTGGAAAATCATGAAGATGCCATAACTGTTAATGATCTTGCCGAAATTAACAACAATGATTATGATGAGGTTTTAGCTACTGTATTTATGTGCATTCTTCATTTTTTCATTTCTAATCCTGATCATACTATTTTGTTTTTTGGAAACACACTTCATAAACACCGTTTGTACAAACAAAAAATTTCTTCAAATATCAACCTTCTAAAACAATATCTGGAAATTTCAGGAGGCATAACAGAAGAGAATATTAGGCTCATAGAAAAAAAACAAACGATCAACCGAAAAGGAAGGGAACACATCAGGACTATTAGGGAAAAAGATCTTACATCACTTAATAACAGTATTGAAATAAAAAGCATTGAGAAATACAACACATCTAAAACATCTGATTATCAATTTGTTTTATTTAAGTTAAAAAAAGATCTGTAA
- a CDS encoding RNA polymerase sigma factor produces the protein MENREFILSLKKGNEAAFKQAYLNYYDRLINIAKRFNFTVLTPQDFLQETFLRLYDKRALLNEDVLFDKQLFTICKNIIINHVNRENKIIQLDPSQFNPEQEDTETGIFEERQEKLQTFINQLPEQQQKIFTLHKLENLSYKEIAAITDLSEKTIANHIYLASKFIRKKVEND, from the coding sequence ATGGAGAACAGAGAGTTTATATTAAGTTTGAAAAAAGGCAATGAAGCTGCTTTTAAACAGGCTTATTTAAATTACTACGATAGATTGATTAACATTGCCAAAAGATTTAATTTTACTGTTCTTACTCCACAGGACTTTCTTCAGGAGACTTTTTTAAGGTTGTACGATAAAAGAGCATTACTTAATGAAGATGTTTTATTTGATAAACAATTGTTTACAATATGCAAAAACATCATAATTAATCACGTTAACCGCGAAAATAAAATTATACAGCTCGATCCTTCACAATTTAACCCAGAGCAGGAAGATACTGAAACAGGAATTTTTGAAGAAAGGCAGGAAAAACTACAAACTTTCATAAATCAGCTTCCTGAGCAGCAGCAAAAAATATTTACTTTACATAAACTGGAAAACCTTAGCTATAAGGAGATTGCAGCAATTACAGACCTTTCTGAAAAAACGATTGCTAATCATATTTATCTCGCCAGCAAATTTATTCGAAAAAAAGTCGAAAACGATTAG
- a CDS encoding DUF4249 domain-containing protein, whose amino-acid sequence MNKAVKNNFKSKVLILCSLLFILLLSSCEEVVNLDLETGEAKIVIDAEILWNKDTDGKVQTIKISKMAPYYNTSTPKVSGAQVRVENSEGVVFTFAETEAGSYVCNDFIPVLNMEYTLFVDVEGKSFTAVEKMISVTPIKKIEQEYRPDISGPDLLVLSIFYDDPADQQNFYLSYFTTDFLKIPYTLMSNDDFYNGNEITDEFSDTDLKPGKTVQIVHRGISKNFFNYMNLIFEASSANPFGTTPGNIRGNIVNTKETNDFALGYFRLCEANSVSYTMK is encoded by the coding sequence ATGAATAAAGCTGTAAAAAATAATTTTAAAAGTAAAGTACTAATCTTATGTAGTCTTCTTTTTATTTTATTGTTATCTTCTTGTGAAGAGGTGGTGAATCTTGATCTTGAAACAGGAGAAGCTAAGATAGTAATTGATGCTGAAATCCTTTGGAATAAAGATACTGACGGAAAGGTACAAACTATAAAAATAAGTAAAATGGCTCCTTATTATAATACTAGTACGCCAAAAGTTTCGGGAGCACAGGTACGTGTTGAAAACAGCGAAGGTGTTGTTTTTACTTTTGCAGAAACAGAAGCGGGTTCGTATGTTTGTAACGACTTCATTCCAGTACTTAATATGGAGTACACTCTTTTTGTTGATGTTGAGGGAAAAAGTTTTACCGCTGTAGAAAAAATGATTTCTGTTACACCAATTAAAAAAATAGAACAAGAATACAGACCTGACATATCAGGTCCTGACTTATTGGTGCTCTCTATTTTTTATGATGATCCGGCTGATCAGCAAAACTTTTACCTGTCGTATTTTACAACAGATTTTTTGAAAATTCCTTATACTTTAATGTCTAATGATGATTTTTATAACGGAAACGAAATTACAGACGAATTTTCAGATACTGATTTAAAACCGGGAAAAACTGTTCAAATAGTGCATCGTGGAATTTCGAAAAACTTTTTTAATTATATGAATTTAATTTTTGAGGCGTCAAGTGCAAATCCGTTTGGGACAACACCAGGAAACATTAGAGGGAATATTGTCAATACTAAAGAGACAAATGATTTTGCATTAGGATATTTTAGGCTTTGTGAAGCTAATAGTGTTTCGTATACGATGAAATAA
- a CDS encoding FecR family protein, whose product MDKEKLDKEFEKLWSEIPFSHSEDQKEASWQQFQSKTFAAKKPKIKIWRYVAAAAVIICMLTGTGIYLNTSPLQDTFYLTSNTIENTTSTIKIVGLPDSSRVELSPDSKITYANNFETNRKIVVEGEAYFKVKKDKKYPFQVFCNETTTTVLGTCFTVQGNVQKGVTVFLYEGSVQMSIKDQDKKWILKPGEKFIYGKNVAKVLEFNRFADFENEKLSAVSDYIMANYGYKMIIPEQYDNQRITIRINKKEDLKTILQLVSEMYNLNFEINEDLKQITFR is encoded by the coding sequence ATGGATAAAGAAAAACTGGATAAGGAATTTGAAAAATTATGGAGTGAAATTCCTTTTTCGCATTCTGAGGATCAAAAAGAAGCTTCCTGGCAACAATTCCAGTCTAAAACCTTTGCTGCTAAAAAACCAAAGATTAAAATTTGGCGTTATGTTGCAGCAGCAGCAGTTATCATTTGTATGTTGACAGGAACTGGCATTTATCTTAACACAAGTCCATTACAGGATACTTTTTACCTTACTTCAAATACAATTGAAAATACGACTTCTACAATAAAAATAGTTGGGCTGCCGGATAGTTCGAGAGTAGAACTTAGTCCGGATTCTAAAATTACTTATGCCAATAATTTTGAAACCAACAGAAAGATTGTTGTAGAAGGAGAAGCTTATTTTAAAGTCAAAAAAGACAAAAAATATCCGTTTCAGGTTTTTTGCAATGAGACAACAACTACTGTGTTAGGAACTTGTTTTACGGTTCAGGGAAATGTACAAAAAGGAGTTACGGTTTTCCTTTACGAAGGAAGTGTTCAAATGAGTATAAAAGACCAGGACAAGAAATGGATACTTAAACCGGGAGAAAAATTTATTTACGGAAAAAATGTTGCTAAAGTTTTAGAATTTAACAGGTTTGCAGATTTTGAAAACGAAAAATTAAGCGCTGTAAGTGATTATATAATGGCGAATTATGGCTATAAAATGATTATTCCTGAACAATACGATAATCAAAGGATTACAATCCGAATCAATAAAAAAGAAGATTTAAAAACAATTCTACAATTAGTATCAGAAATGTATAACCTAAACTTTGAAATAAATGAAGATTTAAAACAGATTACTTTTCGATAG
- a CDS encoding DUF6660 family protein → MKWKTTILLIYILGLLLVPCSDVYNNCADSISYQKEVSHNHNEDHDDHCTPFCQCSCCSVSVVKFNFKIPEFNFQQPAIILKKIVIKDCQIISRYSGSIWEPPKFFA, encoded by the coding sequence ATGAAATGGAAAACAACAATATTATTAATCTATATCCTGGGACTTCTTTTAGTTCCGTGTAGTGATGTTTATAATAATTGTGCAGATTCTATATCGTATCAGAAAGAGGTATCACATAACCATAATGAAGATCATGATGATCATTGTACACCATTCTGCCAGTGCTCTTGCTGTAGTGTTTCGGTAGTTAAATTTAATTTTAAAATTCCGGAATTTAATTTTCAGCAACCCGCTATTATCCTTAAAAAAATAGTTATAAAAGACTGCCAGATTATTTCCAGATACTCGGGAAGTATATGGGAACCTCCTAAATTTTTCGCTTAA